CTGCCGAGGAAGGAGGCTTCGGCATCCATATCCACTTCCAGAAGTTCCACGGAGGAAAAATCCCCTACGATGTCGTTCACCTCGGGGTGCAGCGGCAGACGGTTGAACACCGTGAGATTCAGCGTGAACCGGGGCGAGGCGCTCCAGCGGCCTATGACCTCGGCATACACCGCCGCCAGCACGCTGGACGCGGACAGGCCCAGATCCCGTATGCGGGCCTGAAGAGCCGTCCATACGCCGGGTTCGAGCGAAGAGGCGAACCGTATCGTGCGGGCGCAGGAAAGTTCCCCGGGCTGCCGGGCAAGAGGCAGTTCGGGGGCAGGAGGAAGCGTATCCAGCCTTGCCTTCCAGTACTCGAAGTCCCTGCGCCTGCGTTCCGAGCCTTCCAGTTTCTCTTCCGCCAGTACATAATCGCGGAAGGAAAGGGAAAGCGGACGAAGTTCCGTCTCCGGTTCGGCGTACAGTTTCCGCCATTCCTCAAGCAGAAGAAAAATACTCCATGCGTCGGCGATCATGGCGTCGAAATCAAGGAAAAGGCGAAGCCGTTCCTTCCCTCTTTCTCCGTATCGCGCCGCGCGGATGTCGAAAAGCGGCCAGACGTCCGCGGGAAGCATCTGGGAAGACATCTCCCGGCGGATTTTCGTCATGATGCTTCCGGCATTCTCCTCCCCGCCGAGTTCGTACACGCGGAAGGCATACGGCTCCGCAGCAGGCAGCACCTTCTGCGTTCCGTCCGGCAGAAAGACCGCACGCAGCATGTCGTGCCTCCTGATGAGCATGTTCCATGCCCGGGCAAGGCGTTCAAGATCCATGCCGTCGTTGTCGAACTCGAAATAGACGTGACTGGAAACATTGCCGAGCTCATACGCCCCGATGCGTCCTATCCAGTAGGCGTGCTGCACGTCCGTCAGCGGGAAGGGAAGGAACCTGCCGTCGGCATTCTCCTCCACGCGGGGCAGCTCCTCTTCCTGCCGCTTTTCCCCGCTGTCCAGACATGCCGCCAGTCGGGATATGTCCGGGCAGCGGAACAGCATGTCCAGGGAAACCTCGCGTTTCAGTTCCCTGCGCATTTCCGCCACAAGGTGCGTGGCCACAAGAGAATCGCCGCCGAGCTCAAAGAAGTTGTCGTGAGTTCCCACCTCGGGCAGATCAAGAACGCGCCGCCACACAAGGGCGAGTGCCTGTTCCGTAGCCGAAAGAGGCCCCGCCTCTTCCTGCGCCTTTTCCTCAAAAGCAGGCAGCGCCTTGCGGTCGAGCTTGCCGTTTGCGGAAAGAGGCAGCTGATCAAGCCTTCCGTACACGGAAGGAATCATGTATTCCGGCAGACATCCGGCAAGATGCGCGTCGAGCCCGGCAAAAAGAGCCTCATCCCCGTTTTCAAAGGCCTCGCTCACCACATAGGCGCCGAGCCTGCGTATGCCCCTGGCTCCGGTAACGATGACGGCCACGGCATCCTTCACGGCGGGGTGCCGCCTGAGGGCGGCCTCTATCTCGCCGAGTTCGATGCGGTGTCCCCGCACTTTTACCTGACTGTCGGCCCGGCCGAGAAACTCTATGGTACCGTCCGGCCAGAAGCGTCCCATATCACCCGTTCTGTACCAGCGTACGCCCTTTTCTTCGAGAAAACGTGCTGCGGAAAGCTCCGCATCGCCGAGATAGCCGCGAGCGACCCCGGCCCCGCCGATCCACAGTTCCCCCTCGACAAGATCCGGGCAGTCCCTGCCTCTGCCGTCCACCACGCGGTAGCTCTGATGCAGAAGCGGACGACCGTAGGGAATCGACTTCCAGAAGGACGGCACGGGGACGGAAACTTCCATGATGTTCGACCATACGGCGGCCTCCGTCGCGCCCCCCATGGCGATGAAGCGCGCCTGCGGCGCACGGAGCGCAAGACGGGAGGGCAGATCCAGTCCTATCCAGTCGCCGGAAAGCAGCGCGGCCCGCAGGGGCAGACTCTGCCCTCTTCCCTCGGCGGCGACAAGGAGCATGTCCAGCAGTACGGGGACGGAATTCCACACCGTCACGCCCCATCGGAGGACAAGGTCGAGCCAGTCCTCGGCGCTGCGCCGCATGGATTCACCCATGGTCACCAGTCTGGCCCCGGCAGACAGCGTGCCGAAAATATCGTACACGGAAAGATCGAAATCCAGGGAGGACACTGCAAGGCAGGCGTCTCCCTCGCCGAGACACAGCCTGTCGTTGATGTCTCGTATGGTGTTCGCCGCGCTTTTGTGCTCTATGGCCACACCCTTGGGTTCCCCCGTGGAACCGGACGTGAAAATGACGTAGGCAAGATCCGCGGCATCCGCTTCCACGGGAGCGTCCAGAGGCGGCACGGAAAAGCGTCCCGCCATATCCACAAATTCCGTCCCGTCAGGAAAAGAAGAGGGTTCCACCGCGTCGGCGGAACCGAGAACGAAGCGGCCGCCCGTGCGGCGAAGTATGCGCTCCCGCCTTGCCGAAGGCTGCGAAGGACTGACCGGAACATAAAACGCTCCGGCGGCAAGCACGCCGAGCACGGCTACGACCTGCTCCCTGCCCCTGGGCAGAGTGACGGCCACGGGCATACCTTTCTTCACGCCTCGTTCACGAAGAAGAGCCGCCGTGCACAGGGCATCGCGCGCAAGTTCCGCATAGGTGAACATCTCGCCGGTCACGCCGTCCACAAGGGCCGGAACGTCGCCGCGCTCCTGCGCAAGAGCAAAAAACTCCGCGTGAAGAAGGCGTTCTGGCGCAGGCCCGGCCAGCGCCCTGTCCCTTTCCCTCGCAACGCGCTGATGTTCCGGCAGCACATCGGGCACCATATCCCAGCGCGCGGCGTCTTCGGAAAGCCATTCCAGAAGCTTTCCGCAGGCAAGAAGCATATCCTCCACCACGCCTTCCGCAAAAAGATCCTCGGCCGTATCCCACGCAAGAGTAAGCGCCCCGTCGGCTTCCTCATAGACCTGATGATCCAGCCAGACCTGAGGCGTCTGCGAAAGCATGTCGTGCATCTCGCCGAGGTGTTCCCTGCACTCGGAGGTGAGAAGAGGCGTACCGAGATTGCAGGCGAACACCACCGGAGCAAGGAACGCTTCGCCGGGACGGAGTTTCGCAAGTTCCCGCTGTACGCGCACACCGGAAAAGGAAGAATGCGCCGCATTTTCGTAAAACCGGGCCTGAACGTCCTTCAGCCGGGCAAAAAAGTCCTTTTCTTCCGTGCAGTCCACATCCACCAGCAGAAGACTGGTGAAATCCGCCACCACGTCTTCCAGGCCGGCTTCTCCCGTCTCGCGGTCGAACAGGGGAAGATTGATGAAAAAGCGGGAACAGGCGCTCCAGCGGTCCAGCACTTCGGCATAGGCCGTAAGCAGCACCATAGCAGGCGTGACGCCCCGGCGCCCGGCCGTATCCTTCACGGCCTTCCATGCTTCCGGAGCGAGACGGAAGACCCGGCGCCGGTATGCAGCCTTCTCCACCAGAGACGGATCGCACCTGAGCGGAAGCGCGGGCGGCCCGGGCAGCAGGGCAAGGCGGCTCTTCCACCACTTCTCGTCGCGCTCCGCATCGGCACGGATCCGCTCCGCCCTTTCCGCCAGATAATCGGAAAAACGCCAGCCGGGAGGAGCCGCAGGCACAACGCCGCGCGCATAGGCGGCCGCCAGATCGCGCAGCACGATACAGAAGCTCTGCACGTCCGCCACCAGCAGATCGATATCAAAGAACAGGCGCGTACGGCCGCCGGAAAGCAGGCACAGCTCAAGCCCGGCCAGCTTTCCCGCCGACACGTCGAACCTGCGGCAGGAAAGCCTTTCCCGCAGCTCCGCCAGAAAGGCGGATTCCTCTTCTCCGTTCATATGGGCGCAGTCATGAACGATCAGAGGATCGGAAGCCGGTTCCGGCAGAATGCGCTGCCTGCCGTCCTCGAGGAAGGCCGTTCTCAGCATGGCATGATGACCGAGAACGATGTTCCACGCCCCGGCCAGACGAACGGGGTCCACGTCGCGCCCGTCAAGCTCCATGTAGGCATGGCAGCCCACGCCGCCGAGAGCCTGCCCGTCTCTGCGACCTATCCAGTAGGCATACTGAACATCCGTCAGCGCAAAAGGAGCGTCCCCGTCTCCCGGGCCTTCCTGCCTGAGCGCCGGAACCTCCAGTCCCGCCCGGAGCTTCAGAAGTTCCATCCAGCGGCCGAGCGCAGGTTCCGCCATCATCTCGGCAAAGGTAACCTTCACTCCGGCCTTGCGCCACCGGCTCACAAGACGCATGATCTTCAGGGAATCCAGTCCCAGCCCGACAAGATTGTCCGTATCGGTGAAATCCGTCGTTGCGACCAGTTGTTCCACACTCCGGCGGACAACGCCGTACTCTATGACTGCAGAGTCCTTCACTGCCATGTATTCCTACCTGTTTCCAAAAATTGTCTGCCGGAAAAATCAGGATCGTGCGGAGCTTCTCCGGGCGGCCATGCCGGCCAGAGCGCGCTTGTCCACCTTGCCCACGCTCGTGACGGGCCAGGCCTGCACCACTTCAAGCTGATCGGGATATTTGAAGCGCGCCATACCGCTTTTTTCAAAATGAGCATACACGTCCGCAAGCGCGGGCCCGTCGCCGTCCGTCATGATCCAGGCGCAGATGCGTTCCCCAAGCTCCGCATCCTCCACGCCCACAACGGCGGCATCGGTCACGCCGGGCATGGTCCGCAACACGGTTTCCACCTCCACCGGGGCGATCTTCTCTCCTGCCCGGTTGATCTGTTCCTTGATGCGGCCGCAGACCACGATGCGGCCCTCCGGGGTGAATCGGGCCACATCGCCCGTACGGTAGTAGCCGTCTTCCGTCACGGCATGGCGGTTCACCTCGGGAGCGCGGTAATAGCCCTGAATGGTATAGGGGCCCCGAACGATCATTTCCCCGGCCTGCCCGGCGGGCACGTCCCGTCCGTTCTCATCCACCATGCGCACTTCATCGGCGGGAGAAAGGGGCCGGCCCTGCGTGTTGCAGATGATCTCCTCATCATCCTCCAGCGCCGTGGTGCAGATGAGCCCTTCCGCCGTACCGAAAACATTGACCATTCTGCATCCCAGCACGGGTTCCACTCGGGCCGCCATTCCCGGATCTACTGCCGAACCGCCTGCTTCGATAAAGCGCAGAGAAGAAATATCGGCCTCCTCCCACTCCCGCACTTCCAGCCACAGATTGAGCAGCGCCGGAACAAGCGCCGTAAAGGTCACCTTTTCCCGTTCGATGAGGGCAAAGGCCTCCTCCGGCCCCGCGTTTCCGGCAAGCACCACCTTGCCTCCGTGCATCAGCGTTCCGATGATGCCCGGCGCAGAAAGAGAAAAGTTGTGTGCGGCGGGCAGCACCACAAGACAGACGTCCTGTTCCGTAAGATGCAGGCGCTCCGATGCGGCCCTCGCGTTATAGGCGTAGTCGGTATGACGACGCGGAATGAGCTTGGGAGTCCCCGTGGTCCCCCCCGAAAGCAGAAGCAGCGCAGTATCCGTGAAGGAAGGTTCGCGGACCTCCGGTTTTCCGTTCCGTATGCGCAGAGTCTCCAGGGGAATCGTGCCTTCAATCTTCCCGTTGTCGGTAATGATGTATCTGAGATAGTCGTGCCCCTGCCGCAGAGCCTCCACCGTGGAACGGTATTCCACGGAACCGGAGCTGTCGGTCGTAATGTAGGCCACAGGTTCCGCAAGAGCGCAGAGCGCCGTCACATCAGCCTGACGGCTGGCGGGAAGAGCCATGATGGGAACGGCGCCGAGGCGGAACAGCGCAAACGCCGTCACGATGAGCGAAAGACGGTTGGGAAGCTGCACCAGCACCCTGTCGCCGGGCATGATGCCGAGCTTTGCCATACCTGCGGCATATTCGTCCGCCATGCCGTCCAGCTCGCCGTAGCTCACCGAACCGTCGGGAGCCACCACGGCCGTTCTGTCGGCATGTCTGCGCGCGGAAATCCGCAACTCTTCTCCCAGCGTTCTGGGCTGCCAGTATCCTTTTTCCACATATTCCCGTTCAGGAACCTGATACACTCTCTCTTCTCCTTTCTTCCGGGCATGACCGGCATGAACATGCGGGATGTCATTTCTTTTATGAAAATGAAAGTCATTATCAACTTTATGCCGTTTCTGTACGTCGAAGAGCGCCCGCTCCGCTCATTCTTCCCCGAAATATCAGGCACGGCAGTAACCATAACGTGCCGCCTCACGGCTGAACATCCCCTATCAGACCAAAAGCTTGCCAGGAACTTTCCCCGGTGTCTTCCGCGCCGGACACGGCCGGCCCTGTCAGTTCATCCGAGAGGGAAGCCACAGGCTCAGCGCCGGAAAGGCGAAAAGCAGCACAAGATGAAGCACGTCGGCCACAAGAAACCACGATACCCCGCGGAATATCGTCGTGAGGGGGACGTCGTGCGCCACGGATTTAATGACGAAGACATTGAGTCCCACGGGCGGCGTGATCTGCGCTATCTCGAAAATTCGCACCACGATGATGCCGAACCATACGGGATCATAGCCCAGGGAGGTAATGAGGGGAAACACGATGGGCATGGTGAGCACGACCATGGCGACGGGTATCATCACGCAGCCGAGCAGAACATACATGGCCACAAGCATCACCATGATCATGACGGGACTGACGTTCAGGGCGCTCACCTCGGAAGCCAGCGTAAAGGGGATGCGCGTCACCGAAAAGAAATAGCCGAGCAGCATGGCGCCGACCATGACCACCATGATCATGGCCGTGGATTTGACGGCATCCATAAGGGACATGCCGAAGGCACGCCACGAAAGCCTGCGCCGGAGAAGCGCAAGAAGCAATGCGCCCGCAGCCCCCACCGCCGCCGCTTCCGAAGGGCTGAACCAGCCTCTGCATATTCCCCCCATGACAAGCCCGAAAAGAACCAGCACCGTCCAGCAGCCTTTCAGCGAAGCAAGACGCTCCTTCCAGGAAAAGGGAACGGAGGCAGGTCCCGCGTCCGGTTTCACCCGGCATACGACAGCCACCGTCACGGCGTAGAAAAGAGCCTGAAGCAGGCCGGGAATCACGCCCGCCATGAAGAGTACGGCAATATTCTGTTCCGTGAGCATACCGTAGATGACAAGTACCGTAGAGGGGGGAATAAGTACGCCCAGCGTTCCTCCCGCGGCCACGACTCCCGTACTCAATGCCGGATCGTAGCCGTGTTTCTTCATTTCCGGCAGGGCCACGGCCCCCATGGTCACGGCCGTGGCCAGCGTCGTTCCGCTCAGGGCGGCGAATCCGGCACAGGCTCCCACCGCGGCCAGCGCCAGTCCTCCCCGGAAATGCCCCACCCAGCGGTGCAGCATACGGAAAAGTTCTTCGGATATCCCGCTGTGAAAGCAGATGTTTCCCATGAGCATGAACAGCGGAATGACGGCATAGTCATAGGAAGCCACACTGGTCCACGGAGCCGTACGCAGCACATTCATGCCCGCGCCCGCACCGAGCAGCGCCGTCATGCCTGCCACACCGACCACGCCCATGGCAACGGCCACCGGCACACGCAGAAAAAGAAGCGCAAGCAGCGCGACAAGGCCGAGAACGCCGACTGATTCAGCAGTCATGCCGCGCCTCCTTTCCGCCCTCTGAAAAAACGTCGCGGGCATGGAGCAGAAACACGACGGCAAGCAGCAGAAAACCGAGTCCGAAAACAAAAATGAACGGCCCCGTCCGCAGGCTTGTGGTCGGCGTACATTCTCCGTTTGCAAAGGCGTCCAGCGCATAGCTCAACGTCTTCATGCCTGCGGCAAGACAGAAAAGAAAGCCCAGAACATGGCCGGATATCCTTGCATATCGCCGGGCTCCGGGCGGCATGAGTTCCGTGACGATCTCCACATCAAGATGACTGTGCGTCACCCCGGTAAAGGCCAGCCCGCAGCCCACGAGAGCCCCCATGCACACCTCCGCCACCTCGAATACTCCGGGAATGGAAGTCCCCGCCAGCGAACGGATGACAACGTCCGACGTTATCAGAAGCGCCATGAAGAACAGCAGAAGGCAGCCCGCCCGGTTTCCCCAGCGGGCCGCACTGTTCACGGCACCGCGCAACATTGCAGCAGCTTTCATAGAAAGGCGCTCCTACCGCGTTTCATACTTCTTCATCAGTTCCAGAAATTCCGCGACGTAGCGCCTCGCATCGGCCACCCCTTCTTTTTCCATGCGGGCAAGTTCCCTTTCCCGCACCTCGGCGCATACCCGGTCCATCCTTTCCCGTTCCTTACCGGAAAGCATCAGCACCTTTTTGCCTTCACGTGCAAGTTCAGCCTTCACGTCGGCGGCAATGAAGGCCTCCGTCTCGCCGCCGAGGGCCGCAAAACGTGCACCGCTCTGTTCTTCCAGCACCTTCTTCAGGTCGGGAGGCAGCGCATCCCAGCGATGCCGGTTGATGACCAGGTAAAAATAGATGGGAGGAAGAAAATCGCCTTCGGTAAAGGACGTGCACAGACTCGTCAGACCGAATCCGCGATGCCCTTCCCACGCGGCTACGGCCGCTTCCACAATCTTCTTCTGAAGGTTCATGAAAATATCGGGTCCGGGCACCGTCATCACCGTGGCCCCCATGTGTTCGGCAAGCACGGCCGTACTCTTGCCGTTGGTGCGCAGACGCAGACCGTCAAAATCGTCCACCCCCATTACCGGTCCGGTCACGCTGCCTATGACCATGGGAGAAACGTGCACACCGAGAATCTTCACCCCTTTCGCCTCGTCGTGGAAGGCGGGATGCCTCTCCATAAGCTCCCATACGGCCAGAGACGCAGCCCGGGGATCGGATATATTCAGCCCCGGCACATAAAGTGTTTCCAGAGCCTTCAGCCTGTCCGTAAAGAAGAAGGAATGCAGGTAGGCGATATCCACAAGCCCGTCCTGGCAGGCCGTCAGATTGACGTTGGGCCTGGCCAGAGAACCGTTGGGATAAAGATGGATTCTTATGCGGCCCCGGGAAGCCTTCTCCACCGCCGCGCTCCAGGCCTCCAGCGTGCGCACCTGCTGTACGGACCGGGAGCCGAGACCCGTTTCAAAATTAAACACAAAAGTTTCCGAAGCCGAAGCCGGAAACGACAACGCGGCGCAGCTCAACACCGCACCGAGCAGCGAATGCACGAGCCTTTTCATGTTTTCTCCTTTTCGACCTCCTCCCCACCGTCTTTCACCATGTGTCCGCGACAGGCCTGACCATGCCGCATCCTCTTCGTCGAATCCTTCTTCTCCCGGCGTACCGCATTCCGGGCGTTCAGCCCTGCCGCCGGCGGACCATGGCCGCGCGTATCTTTTCCGCCATGGTCTTCATCTGCGTATGCGAGTCGTAAATCCCCGGTTTCCACGGCTCGAAGCCGTCCCCTTCCCGCCGGGGAATAAGATGCCAGTGAAGATGATCCACCGTCTGCCAGGCGCTGCGTCCGTTGTTCTGAATGATGTTCAGCCCCGTTGCCCCGGTCGCTTCCGTCACGGCGGCTCCGACGCGGCGCATCATATCCAGAAGTTCTGCGCCGACACTCGTATCCGCCCGAAAGATATTTTCCTCATGCGCTCTGGGAATAATGAGCGTATGGCCGGGAAAGGCGGGATTCACATCCAGAATGGCCAGAAGATGTTCGCTCTCATCAAGCACGGTACAGGGAATCTCACCGGCAGCGATACGGCAGAATATGCAGGCATGTTTCATGGCAGCTCCTTGTTCTATGGTTCATACCGTTTCCGGGCGGTTCGCCATTCCCGCCTCCTGCGCGCACCTCTCCTCCGTCTTCTCCCGGCCCTTCCTGTGACGGAGGCGCCGAAAAAACGCATGAAAACTCGCCCGCCCTTTACATACGTCAGCCCGGATACATGCCATGGCATACCCTCTGCGCATCAGGGCATGAAGCGTCGCGCACCTCCACTTCCGCAACGGCGGCCGTGACATCGGCAAAAGGCTGCCATTCCATCAGCCGCACGGGGAAAAAACGACCGTCCGTCATGGCTATGCCGGGAGTCTCTCCCGGCCGGGAAGGCATGTGTACGGCAAAGGCTTCCAGCGGCAGCGAAAGCCCCAGACCGAGGGCTTTGACAAAGGCCTCCCTGAGCACCCAGCAGCGGAAGAAACGTTTCCACGCCCCGGCTCCCCGGTTTATCCACAGGCGTTCCTGAGGGGAAAAAAAGGCGGCTATCTCATCCCTTCCCGGAAAATCGCGCACATGCTCCACGTCGACACCGACTTCGGACGATGCGGAAATCGCCACAAGCGCCGTATTCCGGGTATGGGACATATTGAAAAAAGGCCCTCCCGACACCCGCGGCTTGCCGAAGCGTCCCTCCGTCAGACAAAGATCGCACGGCCGGCATTTCATCCAGCGTCCGAGAAGCATACGCAGGCTCCAGTGGGCCACGGCAAAGTTCCAAACCAGCTCCTGAGTGGCGAAACGTTCCGCCCGTCGTCTTTCTTCGGAAGAAAGCGCCTGAAACACCTGCTCCCTGTCATAGGAACCATCGAGCCGTATTGCCCAGCACTCCGGCCGGTCGTCCTTTTTTTCCTCCAGCATACCGTGCACGGGAAAAAAACGTCTTACCCAGTTTCCCTCCCCTTCCTTCATAAGGAAAGCTCCGCACGGATACGGGCAACCACAAGACCGGAAGCGCGGGTGACAAAAAAATGATCTCCGGGAATTTCGCAGCAGTTGAACTTCCGACAGGTCTGCTTCTCCCACCCCTGTACTTCGAAAGCGTCGGCCTCCCTGTCTTCGGAACCGAAAAACGCCGTCACCGGAAGAGGCAGCGCCGCCTCTTCCCTGTACCGGTAGGTTTCATCCACCGTGAAATCCGCCCGAAGCATGGGCAGGAACAGTTTTCGTACCTCTCTGTTTTCCAGAAAAATCCGGGAAGTGCCTCCGTACCGGGCAAGAGCGGTGAAAAACTCATCCTCATCCAGATCGTGCAGAGGTTGCGGCTCAGGAATTTCCGGCGCACGGCTGCCGGAAACAAAAAGATGCACCGGGAGGGCATATCCTCTGCGCCGCATGAACCTTGCCACCTCAAAGCCTACACGTGCGCCGAGACTGTGTCCGAACAGCGCATAAGGGGCATCGACATACGGAAGCATGGCCTGCGCAGTCTGCTCCACAATCTCGTCCATGGACAGAAGCGGAGCCTCCGCCATGCGGTTTTCTCTGCCCGGAAGCTGTACGGGAACAACGCCGAGCGAATCGTCCCGGGGCCAGGAACGAAACGTCGAAGCGCCGCCGCCGGCGTAAGAAAAACAAAAAAGCCGTATTGCCGCCGCCGGAACCGTTTCCGGCATAAACCAGGATGACATCGTTCTTCCTTCATCATGCCGCGGGACGGATCTGCCCGTCCGCGGCATCCGCTGCTTTCGGTCCTGCTCCTTTCCTGAAAAGCGTGCTGCTCAAAAAGCCGCGTGCCGGATGACGCACGGGCGGAAAAAGGAGCAGAAGACCGAATATCCGTTTTCCGATTTTTGTTCTGCCGGTATGCCGGCCCGCCGCCGGAGAAAGAGGGAAAGGGGGAAACGCCCTTCACTCTCCTTCCCGCATCTTGCCCAGTATAGGAAACGACAAGTTCACAGCCATACCATATCGGACCAAAAACTTGCCATATTTTACTAATAATTTTACTATGTTATATAATTTATCCGTTGACTTTGCGGCCCTGTCTCTCCTATGCTTTTCCCGTGTCGTACGGTATGCGCCGTATTCCACAGGCCGCACAATCCCTACCCGTCCCTTGTAAAGGATCATCTATGTCCATCGAAGAACAGGTCATCAACATCATCAGAAACCAGCTGGACACGCCCCCCGAAGCCATCGTTCCCGGAGCCTCCCTTCTGGAAGATCTCGGCGCCGACTCTCTCGACATCACGGAACTGGTCATCGCCATGGAAGAAGCCTTCAACATCAAAATCGCCGATGACGAGGTGCAGATGATCCGCACGGTGCAGGATGCCGTAGACCATGTAAAAGCTTCCGCAGGCCGATGAACCGACGCGCCGCGCAACCTGCGGAAGCTTCGGTATCCGGTTCTTCCGCGGCGAAATTTATTCCCTTCTCATAAGAAAACACCTTTTCGAGCACACGCGGAAGTCCGCTCCGTCTTCTCGAAAAGGTGTTTTTCAGAGAGGCCTCGTGCGCCCCCTCATCTCTCCGGCGGCTGTTTTCCGTTCCGGGCACTTCGTCCATCCGCGGCCGGAAAAAACAAACTCATGTTCGTCATCCCTGCAAAACACAGCGGAATCTGCCTGTGTCCCCGCCGGTTCCGCATCGTACCGCCGGATACTGCCGCAATGCGGCTACTCCCCTCCGGCCATGAACAGCAACAGAACAGTTCCGGACTTCGGCCCGAAAAACATTTCAGACCATCATGTCATGGAGAGGAAGGAGTACATGTCTCTGCGTCTCCAGAAAGGATGAACAGCAAGAAAAAAACGGCATTGGGAACAGACGGAGGACGCAGCAATTATTCCCAGCAGTTCCAGCGAAGCATTAAAAAGGCTTCAAGGCTGCAGATACTGATCATGACCATCCATATCAATAACAGATGTTTTCCTGTATAGCTGCCGTGAAATCTCGAAAAAATTTCCTTCTTCCGCCTTTCCGTATATCTTAAAATATCAGGATGGGCATTGCAATTACATAGAACGGCCATCCGGGTTCCACTTCGTGGATAGCTGTCAGCAGCGGCAGAAACGCATCCAGGTACCAGCACCACATCAGCAGCGTTTCCCCATCGCCCGGAGCCTTTTCTCTTCCGTGAAAGGATTCACCCACAAACCATATATAGTCAATGCATCTTACTATATTCATGGTGATATTCCACAGCCGTCCACAGCAGCTTCAAGTACGACTTGCCATCCATCCTTTCTACTGCCGACGCATCTCTCGTCCGGGCAGCGGCAAGAAAAAACAGCCCGTTCAGCATCGGATTCCAAAAATCTCATATGAAGAAACATGTTAAACCAAATGCAGCAGAAAAGCGCTTCCCATGAAGAAAACCTTTCCTGCCGCATATCGCATCATACGGCGTTTCCCCGCCGGATTGAAACCGCATCTGACGCCATGAACGCCGTTTTACATGGGGCTGACGCCATTCTATTTCCATACGTTATCGCCCGGTAAGGGATATATGCAAGGCCCCATGCCAGTACCCCGCCATCTCCCATATTCCCGGCACACCGCGCTGTTT
This genomic stretch from Mailhella massiliensis harbors:
- a CDS encoding (2,3-dihydroxybenzoyl)adenylate synthase, whose amino-acid sequence is MYQVPEREYVEKGYWQPRTLGEELRISARRHADRTAVVAPDGSVSYGELDGMADEYAAGMAKLGIMPGDRVLVQLPNRLSLIVTAFALFRLGAVPIMALPASRQADVTALCALAEPVAYITTDSSGSVEYRSTVEALRQGHDYLRYIITDNGKIEGTIPLETLRIRNGKPEVREPSFTDTALLLLSGGTTGTPKLIPRRHTDYAYNARAASERLHLTEQDVCLVVLPAAHNFSLSAPGIIGTLMHGGKVVLAGNAGPEEAFALIEREKVTFTALVPALLNLWLEVREWEEADISSLRFIEAGGSAVDPGMAARVEPVLGCRMVNVFGTAEGLICTTALEDDEEIICNTQGRPLSPADEVRMVDENGRDVPAGQAGEMIVRGPYTIQGYYRAPEVNRHAVTEDGYYRTGDVARFTPEGRIVVCGRIKEQINRAGEKIAPVEVETVLRTMPGVTDAAVVGVEDAELGERICAWIMTDGDGPALADVYAHFEKSGMARFKYPDQLEVVQAWPVTSVGKVDKRALAGMAARRSSARS
- a CDS encoding non-ribosomal peptide synthetase, whose amino-acid sequence is MAVKDSAVIEYGVVRRSVEQLVATTDFTDTDNLVGLGLDSLKIMRLVSRWRKAGVKVTFAEMMAEPALGRWMELLKLRAGLEVPALRQEGPGDGDAPFALTDVQYAYWIGRRDGQALGGVGCHAYMELDGRDVDPVRLAGAWNIVLGHHAMLRTAFLEDGRQRILPEPASDPLIVHDCAHMNGEEESAFLAELRERLSCRRFDVSAGKLAGLELCLLSGGRTRLFFDIDLLVADVQSFCIVLRDLAAAYARGVVPAAPPGWRFSDYLAERAERIRADAERDEKWWKSRLALLPGPPALPLRCDPSLVEKAAYRRRVFRLAPEAWKAVKDTAGRRGVTPAMVLLTAYAEVLDRWSACSRFFINLPLFDRETGEAGLEDVVADFTSLLLVDVDCTEEKDFFARLKDVQARFYENAAHSSFSGVRVQRELAKLRPGEAFLAPVVFACNLGTPLLTSECREHLGEMHDMLSQTPQVWLDHQVYEEADGALTLAWDTAEDLFAEGVVEDMLLACGKLLEWLSEDAARWDMVPDVLPEHQRVARERDRALAGPAPERLLHAEFFALAQERGDVPALVDGVTGEMFTYAELARDALCTAALLRERGVKKGMPVAVTLPRGREQVVAVLGVLAAGAFYVPVSPSQPSARRERILRRTGGRFVLGSADAVEPSSFPDGTEFVDMAGRFSVPPLDAPVEADAADLAYVIFTSGSTGEPKGVAIEHKSAANTIRDINDRLCLGEGDACLAVSSLDFDLSVYDIFGTLSAGARLVTMGESMRRSAEDWLDLVLRWGVTVWNSVPVLLDMLLVAAEGRGQSLPLRAALLSGDWIGLDLPSRLALRAPQARFIAMGGATEAAVWSNIMEVSVPVPSFWKSIPYGRPLLHQSYRVVDGRGRDCPDLVEGELWIGGAGVARGYLGDAELSAARFLEEKGVRWYRTGDMGRFWPDGTIEFLGRADSQVKVRGHRIELGEIEAALRRHPAVKDAVAVIVTGARGIRRLGAYVVSEAFENGDEALFAGLDAHLAGCLPEYMIPSVYGRLDQLPLSANGKLDRKALPAFEEKAQEEAGPLSATEQALALVWRRVLDLPEVGTHDNFFELGGDSLVATHLVAEMRRELKREVSLDMLFRCPDISRLAACLDSGEKRQEEELPRVEENADGRFLPFPLTDVQHAYWIGRIGAYELGNVSSHVYFEFDNDGMDLERLARAWNMLIRRHDMLRAVFLPDGTQKVLPAAEPYAFRVYELGGEENAGSIMTKIRREMSSQMLPADVWPLFDIRAARYGERGKERLRLFLDFDAMIADAWSIFLLLEEWRKLYAEPETELRPLSLSFRDYVLAEEKLEGSERRRRDFEYWKARLDTLPPAPELPLARQPGELSCARTIRFASSLEPGVWTALQARIRDLGLSASSVLAAVYAEVIGRWSASPRFTLNLTVFNRLPLHPEVNDIVGDFSSVELLEVDMDAEASFLGRVRRIQSRLWEDMSHRTVSGVRVLRELAAAGRPMRMPVVFTGAAGFGAAGRDASSFSGLGTLVTSLTQTPQVWLDHQTYEQDGALMLNWDVVEGLFPEGMVEEMFCAYVDLLQRLSSDAELWTRQSVMTLSDAQLRARALYNDTAWETPAGTLASLVRRAAVEHADRPAVITPDLTLTHGELYRRACAVAGRLAQAGVKRGDLVGIVMDKGWEQVAAAEGVVLCGAAYVPVDVHVPAARLEQIVREAGLGVLLVQQRHVPALRLPGGIGVLAVDCLGPAEEAADAAVTEEDLAYVIYTSGSTGRPKGVAIDHRGVVNTVLDINGRFHLTPEDRLFGLSALQFDLSAYDIWAALLAGAAVVLPDADRLKDPSHWLELAAEKGVTIWNSVPMLVQMLVEYMEFTGKSGSIPLRLVLMSGDWIPLDLPERLRRAAPRAEQYSLGGATEASIWSIFYPIEEVAPGWKSVPYGRPLRNQRWHVLNSRLEDCPDHVPGELYIAGAGLARGYWRDPVRTAESFFLHPVTGERMYRTGDMGRMMPDGNVEFLGRRDFQVKIRGHRIELGEIESVLLSHGDVHEAVVEVAGKHASERRLVAFVVTGETVDTEELLLTVREKLPGYMVPSGVVKLEAMPLSSNGKVDRKRLRDMAEGCSVQERPAVEASSEAEKRIADAWAAVLGRRPSGIDENFFDAGGTSVLAVRLHRELVRRFAREFPLVSVFEYPDIRTMAAFLSGDGEGGGAGRETSDRAAMRKKRLGRIRRAGN